AATGTTAAATCATTATTTGGTGATACCAAGTCCTGAATTTGCAATAATAGGACAATTTGCAACACTACAATGATAATATGAAATTATTTTGCAGTACCAAGAAATTACTGCACAATCCTCAGGTATTATTTTGCTATATTAGGTCATTATTTGAATAAAGTTTCTCATTCATATCTTAAaggatctttttttatatatatatatatctcactGGCAGAAATTGGCTTCCATACTAACCagacatcaaaataaaacactttaaaaacatcaCAACTTTGTTTCACAGCCAAAACAATAAGACCATTGAAGTAAAACAGACTCATATTCCAGTTAAGAGAGTTGGAAACCAAAAAGATCAGAAAACAAAGTTTTTCAGATGGTTCACTCTGTAGATTCTTCTTACTTTAATTTCCTTCAACAATCACTTTGTGTAGATAATGTTGGCATTAAGAATGTCAGCAATGCgtttgaaaaataaacatatttggtACAACCAACTACTGAATGCAATTAAGTGTTTCTTCCCAATTACATCTCCAGTATCAAGCAATGGCAGCATAAATGTGCGCTTATGAGTTTGTAATAACATGAAATTTGAGAGTTGAGTTGATGGATTTGAAAGAGTTTGACAGataatttctccaaaaaaaaaaaaggtgccaaaacaaaacgaaaacatttttttaccccACCACACACAAATGCTACAGAGCTCCACCTCCTAGGTTTCTAGACCGACCAAGCTCTGACACAACAACATTCAGGAATGTCTTTCTGCTTTCAACAATCAACCAGCTAAAGAAAGTTACAGAGGGGTTTAGCAGAGTGTTTCATCCTACAATATCTCTTCTTTAAATGGgctttacattttcaaatctgGTGAAATTAATTTACACAATTTGGTCACCTGCAATGAAGCATTCACTACACCAAAGCAACAAAACCTGTGttgcataaaaacatgatacagtGAACTAGACAATGATTAAtggggcaggaaaaaaaaaaatccagaaagtGCAACTTATCATGTATCCAATGACTGAATATATGATTTAAGATGAGGCTGATAAGCTAGGTGGAACAAATGgaagtaaaacatttaattttatgaACTAACGCTGAGAGCATGAGTGAAAATTTGTTCTTATTCCTGTACAATATCTGTTTTAAAACCATCAAATGGGAgtattttatcttttctttttctggtttaaatcattttttaatttatgataTATTCAGTGTTTATTCCCTCTaaactgaaaaaatgtttttgacacCTAGCATTCAGTCTTTGTAATTATGTAATTGcacttagaaataaaaaatatatacacaccaAAATCCCATTTATAAATGAGCCATAAAGTGCTCAGTTCAATTGTTTGAAATCAGATTaggaaactttttttgtttttctgggaTATATGATATCCCAAAAATGGCAAATGAAGATTTGTTTGTCTCTCAATACAAACacttgggttgttttttttttttaattctcctATTAATTAAACAGCTGAAATCTGGCATCCTGCGAGTAATCATGTTGATGCTTGTATTCCAGAGAAAAGCGTCAAAGGTTCTTGGTTTTCTTCTGAGAGTTGACGTTAAGCGCTGTCTgtcacaggctgcagagagaacagTGAAGAGGAATTTAGTACATTTGTCTCTGACATGCaacataaacatacaatttTATCATTTAGAATTTGCATGGTTCCTAAGTATCTATACTTAGCATTACtgcataatattttaaaaataataggaTGGCGTTAGCCcaaaacctgcaaaaacacCAGAATGGCCCTTTGAGACCACACTTCCTTATAATTTGAGGTTTCCTGGGTAAATGGGCCAACAAAGGGAGTTTGTCACCTTCACTGCTGTTAGCTGGCCTCCTGCTGGAGCGTTTTCCTGGGCCTCTGCTTTCGACTCACTCTGTGAGGAGGGAGCATTAGCCTTGGGTGCAGCCACATCGTTGAGCTTGGCCTCTGCGTTAGACTTGTTGCCGTCTACTTTAGGATCTCCTTCTGCCTCTGTATCCTTCGGCCGCTTGGGTGATGCCTGACAAAAAGGATTGAGAAAGTGTCAGAGAGACTTTACGGCGCTCTACCGAGACCATGTACGACGGACAGACTCTGTGCTTACATCTGTGGACTCCTCTGCTTTTCGTTTAGTTCCTCCCCTCTCGTTCTTCTCGTCGATCACCAGGGCCCCTTCATCCTCATCGCTGCTGCCCTCGGCATCGGCTTTCTCCGAGCTGCCTGTATCCCCTGCTCCTTCTGACGCGTTGTCCTTCTTCGATGACTACAGGCAGAGATTAAAAGAAAAgtgtgagggaaaaaaaaggaatagtttgacccACAAAGAGCACACAACACACTCTAAATGTCGCCTTGAATAAGTAAATGGCAGTTCTATTTAATTCTGAGGGTAAAGAGTGGAAAGTAACCACTATTTTTGACCACTAACGTCGGATTGTTTGCCCTGTTTTCTTTACCACTTTCAGCAACCAAACCTACCAAAATTTGACATGACAATCATAATGTAGATTACTTGCAGTATATTTAAACACACTTGGCCTCTGCCCTCGAAATAAACACACCTCGTAGCCTTCATGCGTGACAGTGGGGTTGTTCTCTATCTCCCAGAGTCCCTCAGCGAAGCCTTTCCTCTTGTTTGCTTTTCCATACTTCTCCTTATTTTCATCGTATGGGAACAAATCCTTGGCCCCCAGGTTTGCCCTGTGTGGGTCGAACATAACTCGATGAGTCTTCTAGATGTTTAATTGGCAGAGATGGTGTTATAATAATGTTGTACTTAATTCCTACATACAGCATTTTAGTGATACATAATTAGTCAGTTATTAATCAACAGAAATTCATCAATTTTCAAGGATTACTGGTGTTTTTCAATTGGCAGTTATGAGGAAAATTTGATTTCATTTTCTTCGATTCTTAATGTTTCTGCCATAATTAAGGCTCAACTTGGATTAGGACCAAAGACAATAACACACATTACTCACGTCTCATGCGTCCCAAAAAAGAACACCTGGTACTTGTTTGAGGGGGACTTCACGGCTCCATCAGGTAACTCGTCAATCTGTGAattaagaacacacacacttcttgagAGAGGATGCTTATGAATCCAAAAATCAATACAACTCTTCTGGAAAAATgataatgaacaaaaacacagcaaaaaagtAGATTCAAATGTCAAACTGATGACTGTCATTAGTATTCTGAATGAGAAATGATTAATTCTTAGCATATCAACACGGTTGACCATTTCCTGTCACTAGACTAATGAATTAACTGTTTCAACACTAGGGGTAGTAATGCCACATGCTAGGGTTAGACAACTGGACAGTACTATGGAGTATTCCTTGTTGCTAATTGAGgagtatttaaaatgtattgtttgcaCTGTTTAATTTCACTATTCTGCCAATACATTCTGCATTATTAAATGAGCACAGCAAGACCCAGAGGCACAGGAAGACATGGCGTCCGTTTGTAAACTGCCAGACAGGCCTATGGCCTTCATAGATAGGGCCACTGTGTTAGGATAGGTGGGGCAGGACCTGTAGCCTGCTCACAAGAGGCGTGGCtgataagattaaaaaaaggaggGAAGCTGCACAGAGATCTCTAGTCACACCAACTGAAGTATTTTGAGTGGTAGTACAAatccatttgttttcattttagtaCCACTCTAAATGAACCAAAAGAGTTTGTCATTCAaagctaaataataaaaaaaattataaacatTTATTGACACTGTAATCAAGTGTTCCCTCTTCAACCTTTCAGCCTAGTGGTTAAGGGtcatgtgtttctgtttccAAATTAATTTATCTGGTATATTTTTGGCTCTAGTGCAGGAGAGCTACAACCATCAGTTGATGAACAAAataattaactgacagctaCTTTGATAAACAATGAATCATTAAGGTCATTTTcctgcaaaaatggcagaaaatgctgctgctttaagcctctcaaatatgaaaATCAAACTGTATATCTTTGGATTTTGGACTgacataaaaacaactaaagacATCTACTTGGGACAACGACTTTTCACTATTTTTCTGAccttttatagaccaaacaattaattgaGATCCAGATTAATAGATAATGAACATGATAGTCAGTTGCAGTTCTATTAATGTGCCAAATCTTTTAGGTTATTTTTATccacattttctctcatttagTAGGCTATACGCAGCGTCACAGTATTTATA
This genomic interval from Centropristis striata isolate RG_2023a ecotype Rhode Island chromosome 14, C.striata_1.0, whole genome shotgun sequence contains the following:
- the LOC131985101 gene encoding hepatoma-derived growth factor-like, with translation MPRTNRQREYKPGDLVFAKMKGYPHWPARIDELPDGAVKSPSNKYQVFFFGTHETANLGAKDLFPYDENKEKYGKANKRKGFAEGLWEIENNPTVTHEGYESSKKDNASEGAGDTGSSEKADAEGSSDEDEGALVIDEKNERGGTKRKAEESTDASPKRPKDTEAEGDPKVDGNKSNAEAKLNDVAAPKANAPSSQSESKAEAQENAPAGGQLTAVKPVTDSA